From one Sediminispirochaeta bajacaliforniensis DSM 16054 genomic stretch:
- a CDS encoding TOBE domain-containing protein: MRLSARNQIQGKITQLRKGTVNTEVVIKLQGGEELVSVITNISAERLGLEIGKNAYTIIKASNVMVGIDD; encoded by the coding sequence ATGAGATTAAGTGCACGGAATCAGATTCAAGGTAAAATCACGCAATTGCGCAAAGGTACGGTGAATACTGAAGTTGTCATTAAACTGCAGGGAGGCGAAGAATTAGTTTCTGTTATTACTAACATTTCTGCAGAAAGGTTGGGCCTTGAAATTGGCAAGAATGCCTATACCATAATTAAAGCTTCAAATGTAATGGTAGGTATTGATGACTAA